From Rhopalosiphum padi isolate XX-2018 chromosome 2, ASM2088224v1, whole genome shotgun sequence:
TCTTGATATTTAACGTCTTCGTAAGCATGCGTCTTGTCAATCacgagcaatataatattatatttacgtagaCGCGTGGTGTCAGTCATCGTTAACAACACACGTGTATTcgaatataatagaataaataatatgcaatatatatatatatatatatatatatatatatcaataatctaTGACGTGaacgttatataaaaatttattgctGAATTTCAactatctacaaaaaaaaagtgttgacagtttacaactaaaaaaaacatctgTGTGATTCCGTTCTTTGAGGTACTAAAATGAatactattaacattttaaatcaatataaatacctacatacaaTCCATGTTCTAATAAGGTtaggttaattttatattcacatattttaatgacacgtattttaataaaataattttgtataaggttttacataactaaatataaagacacatgttatacatttatttttatacaagtgTAAGTATttacactataaatataatatattatgatacatgaATAGTAGACATACGTTTCAAGCGGTGAAATTAGTTAAGGACGAACGGTATTCcacgtataaaatgtaattaaaacatcaaaataCTTACATCCATGTCAAAAACAACGAATTCAAGGCCTATATGTGACTTAACAGTAAACAATCcacattcaaataattaaaacaacaaatacaatatatttatacattttaatattaatacaatttaaaaaatatctctcCCTCTCCGCaatgaataaaacattaaaatgtaccCGTGACATCTTTATTTGTCTATAACTATcctaattgattataaataatcgcacaggcaaaaattaaaaataaataaacaactaaatcataattgtaacttttaacagttatgaattatgagttattaattataacaaatgtaAACACACACCGTAGACACAACCCTTcacgtttaaaatatatcacaattttgtataaaaactattaagataattaaaaggggaatataaaataaagatatttaattcTCACACACAATCCACATAGTATTGTaaactatcataatatagtgataTTAGTAAGTGGACAGTGTATACTAATCATCATTAGTTGTTACTCATCAGTcatcaacaattaaaatatcggttatataaaataaaacgtttaaagAGTTCTTAGTAACAATTAATTGTaggaacaattattattgttacaaatacGTTGTACactttttattacatacatattttgtctTGAATCATAAATAACTGAATTAAAGCCActaaaatttgaacaaatttcaaattataagtcttttttttattatatatatttttcatatattaaatataaatatattataatatgcatttaatatttatgcatattagtttttataggaatattaggtacctatagtgcTCAATTTACGAGAAAAATaataaggttaaaaaaaaaataatgacgatAACTCGTAATGTTTAATCCTATTAactgtattaatttgtttttttttgcatacGGAACAAATAAACCTTTTGTGGTtgttgacaaaattaattttcactgGCGAGAGTTATGATATACacgtattaaaatgaaaaaaaaaaacgacccAAGTGCATATTTGTGTAGGTAAATGGTCGgaaaaaattaacttgtaaaaatatCAGCCTCAGATAAAAAGGGTAAacaagcaaataaaaaaaaaaccactggcACGCGCTCGGAACCCTATCCATTGCGTTGAGTGACGAAGGGGAAaactggtaaaaaaaaaactttatggCGACCTTTTTTCCAGTCTGTTGACACTGTCACTTAGCACAGGGATTTACACggaaaaacgtttattttttaataaagataaaaaaggataatagtttttttgtttGGAGAGGATTTTCTTTTATCAAACGTCCAACTAGTTCTCTCCAGCGTGTCATTACGTTAAAAATAACCATCTGaagctataatttaataatacctatttctTAGTGTACTGTCTATTGATGTCACTACTCACTTAAAATTCAATGagactaatttatttatatagtttaaaattcacCAAAATATGTTCAACTCGatatttgcatatattttaacataattaagtagctgtcaaaatatgtatacaaattatgatggaaatataattttaatcgaagtataaaaatattattttagcgtCGAGactgttaaattaaattgaattaattatttttagacgttttcataattttacatttttatttttattttctcttagaatatgtacatattttattactatttagaaTGAAAACAACTCGTATAgctgtataacaattttttctagtgagttaaaatgcattaaaaattaagaaacatAGGTACGTAATttcgtattaaatatttcaatgataagTGTGATTTTGACACTAGATATTTGTAGCTACATTGATTTGCTTTATCATAGGAAAACGCGCTAAAAAGTTTTaagataaatactataattacgacatattatattattataatattctcagATTCGTTTTCACCACAATGATACCACGCGcatcttttgaaaatatattgtcaaGCGATAGTGAAATATGTGAGACTGGCCTTTTAGTGCTCATAGATAGTTGGGCGATGTTAAGTTTCGCTGCTGAAGTATAATCTACTATTTACTTATTTCCGGGATTGTAAGTAGTTTCTTTAGCAGGGCGAAACGACGTTATCTTTTTAGGTTTCCATGATATAACTCCATCTACTGGTGTCCAATGGTGGGAGTCTGTACCATGACTACCATGTTcatatgtgtgtatgtgagtatgtatgtatgttcGACTACATACACATTTATGGGTTTAAAAGGGCGGGGGAAGCTCGGTGGGATTTCTACTTCTGACTGCCTGCGCTTAAAATGCATCTCCCTTTTAATAAATTCTTCAAACGGTACGCCGAGGTTTTGaagctaaaacaaaataatttatcccgatgaaagtaattatttaatatttgctatcgaaaatgtattattttatattttcctatatttacaagtttgtttttttaagttAGACAATTGGCAAGTTAGCTTTTCAACTCACGTAAAATATCATGCATTCTCcgcaataaacatttatataacgaGCACACAAATAGACATCGAAACCAACTGAAGCGAAATATCCCTAAAAGcaagaaaaacataatttatgtgcatattaatatatgtatttgatttaatttaatatatttttttaattattataaagtgtcCTGACAAGGTCATCTaacttattgataatattaatcaagtaacatttttttaacagtttaacaaaatgataatgcataattattacaattatttacatcgATGAATATAtgatggtaaaatataatagaataaataaatacaaattattaaattaattattagaattgaGATAGGGCAGTGACGATAACGTCCACGCgtgagaatttaatatttaaacattatattgctattaattttacataatatttctgCTACCTTTTAAAGAaagtaaattacatattacattattatgcaaAGTGATAAAAAATTTTCGGTTCCACAAATTAGTGAATTGTTTTACGGGATAACACTGGAATTAACCAATTAacgcttaaaataaaatatgaatcacAGTGCCCTTTGCCGTTTTATGCCACTTTAAGccttgtatatacatatatactatatatgtatgtattatatttgtgtatatgttATGATTGGGAGATGCTTTGGAGATATTATGTGAAACCAGAGCTTCTAGAATTTCAAAATCACATCGTTATGACAAATAGCTCCCTTATGGGACGACTATCACCGTCATCGTCGCCGTTGCGCGTTCGTAAACTTCTCTCACCAGTACTCAAGCAATTAATTACCATGtttggtatgtatatatataatatattgtagtaagGTGTAGTCGAGTGAGTGGCCTTGGTGGCGGCAGCACCATCGTCCACGCAATTAGTTTCTGATgacttacaaaaaattaattcatcaaaacttaaaatacatattttataactaatcagGGCCGGATTTAGGAATGTGGGGGCCCTGGACCCATCCTTAgaagtagatatttttttcgattacataataatatatttaataaccaaaATTCCAAATAACTAGAATTTTGGTTAGGAAAAAACAATGATTTGTTGTAATGAAACAATAAAGATAACAAATAAGCAAATTgcatttattagattataatatgtactatcaatcatcataatatatgtacagaacttaaataataattgttataataatatattcatatgatcACTTTGCGAGATTTTGTTGCCGCAAATTTTTCAACTACTTGAGAAAAATCTAATGATCTAAGTATGTCACTTTCAATACTTAACAATGCAAGTTCTGATAGTCGTCTTTGTGTCATCGAAGTTCGTAGTCGGttttttattaacttcatttttgaaaatgatcGTTCTCCACTACAGTTGGACACCATCAAAACCAAATATATACGCAGTACTACTTCTATATTAGGAAATgtacattgtaaattattttcctcAATAATTCTGTATAAAAACATTTCCCATTGCTCATTATCTTTACgtgtttctatatatatttttacaaatgaaCCGAACTGTATAAGTTCGTTACCGAGTGAAGATTCTAAATCATTAGAATAAATGCTAACAAGATAATTTGCAGCAGATTGTAGCTCAGAAGtttctaatttttcaattttatttaaaaaaccaaaacgtTGACAAATTGTTTCATAAGCACCTATTCTTTCGGTTAATGATACTATCAATTGATCAACTACTGAAATAAAGCTTTCTATTCTAAATTTTTCTTTTGGTGATAACTTGGTTGTTGCTGTTTGATACACaagttgtatatgtatatttataacttgttttttttttatcaatatttaaaaccataccaaattacgaatattatttaatcgggATTATCCTATCCTATACATGTCcataataatcgattttaaatttatatttgtaaactcgcaacttatttttatgaatttataatatacaagtatattaataataagatttatttatatatttatgactttatcaacgattaacatttttattgaagttgtggttttatctatttttaaaatattatattatcccgttttatatttaaaaaaattccacTGAGAAGAGGCCCTTATTTTGTGGGGGCCCGGGGCCCGGGGCCCCCTGGGCCCTCTCCTAAATCCGGCCCTGTAACTAATGATTTATTCTTATGAAACTATTGTTTTGtaacgattttaaattattaaaaaaaaagtactttcaAACGTATATCATTTTCGATAAACCTAGTGAGTTCTTACTGTTATAAAAATCTccaagtttaaatatataaaaggctgtcaatatattattaaaaaatactagatatttttatttcaaatattacgCACAAAATGTGTAAAATGCGTAACATAGTAAAAAGGCCAtatcttttcatttttttacctACAAATGAAAATAGAAATTCAATTATACAATTCTCAATTTAATACGAACTCAATCGTTATAAATAGTcgaaaattcaaatttgatttacgtattttcaaattgaaatacGTTAAGGCGGAACGTAGTAAAAAAGTTATATGACCATCATTATACCACATAATATGAcagttataaagtatttattgatATGTTAATATTAGGATAAAAGTTACTTTTTCTTATCAATAGTTATAGGGTACAATTTTCGTATTGAGCGATTTAGATGATAAGGATTGTTTATAAaggcatttatatatatatattcacatacATCATAAATGAGTGTTACAATTTTAAAGCGTTCACTGTTACCGTGTATTTTCTTGACGAACATTTGCACAATCCCGATATAGCTTCAAATTAGTACGCGAAAATTTCATATTGAACATATTAGTCAAATTTTATGAATGGTCTCAGGTAATAGAAACATACGGTGGTGGCAAAGAAAGGTAATAGTCTCCACTTCCGGCCTCATAACTTTATATTGTAAGCAATGcatgttataatgtaatattagaaGAGTTGTTGCGGATTAGTTTTCAACATGATCTTACAAAATCGTAGCAAGTGTTTcctatttaaaaatagcattttattattataactattgccCCGTAGGTTAGGTTACAGCGTGTCTGTACAGATTAGGAAGTTAAAACATATCAAcaattaccaattattataaaaattaataattatacattttagtttcttTAATGTTtgcactatttagtattttttaactagttttaaatcattagattatttttttaatgccctactttataataacaatttattagttgcagttgtttaatttataaaacaaaatattcaataaataacataataacatataggtactatcgatttattttgtattatcgaagtattttcaattacaatacaacccctatattataatcatttattcagtATGGAAATTTGCAGATGGTACACATAGTTTCAATTGTACCTTACCCTATCAATAAAATCCCCTTTCTATTAATACAGGTTTGTCGAGTTCGACGCCAAATATATCCACGTGCTCAGAattgattatacatatataaatagagATAATACAATACACACAACCAGGCACCGGTTAGAGAACTGGTTTCACAATAAATGGACAACATAGccctttttgaaatttttaagtatacatttttagcgtgtattggtttaaaaaatatatacatctagatatatatattttattgaagttgttgttgtttttttttataactacataaacactttttttcattaaaattttcagTTCCTTTTATTTTCTCTCATATTCTCCTCGCAGAATTTTTCATAAGAAGACACTTCCTTCGATATGTTTGGTATCTATTTGGTTTATTTAGTTAGTTAGTTTTTATATCTCAACTCGCACTtctttgataattaaaaaaaaaaaatactattattattattatttcaatattgatgtattttattcatatgaCAATAATAGAAATTGAACACATTTtctgcaaatattttattatattttatgacatttaattttaaataaaatgccaaaaactgtaataaaataattaaattacaaaagtatataaatgtgttttaaaaatgattaaatgcaacgaaattataaatggttagtcatgtatatataaaggtagtaaataattttcataataaattaaaaatatcttaatgttcgttattatcaattttagttaaattattttactataaatttatgataCGTGATGCCAGTATGCCACAGGtactaaaatattgatgtattttacactattaatatataacatattatcatattatgaatattatacataacaccTATAGGTGCGCCATTTAGAATAACACTAGCTGGTACTTGTTACACATTGACCGCAATTTTAGCAAAATACTACGTATTGACCAATCTTAATTTTATACTCGCGAAAATTACAACCAAAATTAGAGtaatttgtgaaataaaataaatagctagggaatatcgtataaattatgttagaatagataatttttaattacgtttttgaattattttattgttttatccgAATGTTTAGCGGTCATGGTctatataaacacataaaagTAAGTAGTTTTCCAAcaacttttacattttaataaaaataagttcatGAACAAGGAAATGGGCTTTATGCTTAGCaggattcaaataaatttattttgtatcctATGTAAAAAACGGAATGACTCCCTATCTTTTTACTGTCACTTTTGTGGCCTGGTTATGTAAAAGTCTGGTCCACCTAAAAATGTTTGTAGCCCTATTTTTAAGTTGACACAATACCACTGCATACATtgtttataagtaggtatgctaattattgtataatcatTGAGGGTAAAAATTACTCTTAAGCAGAAAGCTTTAATATTTtcctttaaattattctatttattaaacaatataccaaattataaattatgtcaatATTTTACCTAGTTAGGTTTCTTAATTGTTGTACAAGAAAGCAAttagaaaatagaaattgtataacatttcaGTTACAtgcttataatattctatattcataatttaaaaatataatgaacaaacaatataaaatatactaaagaaACCTTTATCAAAgcgttatattatgattaaatgttGAACTTGGCATAATTGTCTGTACAGTCTAAACGTATTTCTATAGATTATCACGTGTTTGTTTAAcagaaatattcataaattatgtaaaataataaataccgatataaagaaaaaaactaatagggtcattatttaatcatataatatttagagcACCCCGTGAGTcaccatttatttaaatttatattatttcattaaagaTTTTAGAACTTTACTTTTTAAATGCCACTAAGTATACCAAAATAAATAGTAGCTTGAaattattacttacataatatttagtatattataaaaattatttttatattattatcgaaatatcaacatattatattgatgatgTGATAATTGGATAattgaaaaactaaatttaaattcaatgaatataaaaacaaaataagtagatataaataaaaaacaaaagtctattataata
This genomic window contains:
- the LOC132919011 gene encoding uncharacterized protein LOC132919011: MFVKKIHATTKLSPKEKFRIESFISVVDQLIVSLTERIGAYETICQRFGFLNKIEKLETSELQSAANYLVSIYSNDLESSLGNELIQFGSFVKIYIETRKDNEQWEMFLYRIIEENNLQCTFPNIEVVLRIYLVLMVSNCSGERSFSKMKLIKNRLRTSMTQRRLSELALLSIESDILRSLDFSQVVEKFAATKSRKVII